ATGCGCCGTCCCAATAAATCGGCCAGTTTACCGGCAATCGGAACGACTGTTGTTGAGGTTAATAAGTATGCTGTTGTCAGCCATGTCATCATGCTCAAACCGCCCAGATCACCGACAATTTTCGGCATGGCCGTTCCGACAATGGTACCGTCAAGAGCTGAAAAAAACATGGCAATCACTAAGCCTGTGATTAATAACGTCCGTTTTGATTGTTTGCCTTCATTACTCATGTCATCCGTTTCCTCTTTTCATGTTTTGCTTTTCATCCGCTTCAGCCGCAGCCTGTGCGAGTTTTTCTGTGATACGTGCCGCCTGAAGCATTTCCTCCTCCGTCAAGAAGGAAAGGTATCGGGCCATAATGGCTTTTCTGCCTGCCAAAATCTCCTCGAACTTTCTGTCTCCTTCATCAGTAAGACTGATATCAATCACTCGCCTGTCTTTTGTATTGTGTGTTCTGGCGATAAGATTTTTTTGTTCAAGTCGATCTGCCATTAACGTCACAGCGCTAGGCTTGACCTCCATCCGCTCGGCGATTTCAGAAATTTTAAGGCTGCCGTGTTTTTTTAAGCTGGCCAGCACAAACAGCTGCGCTGGGGTAACTCCTTGTTTCTCCATGCTTTCCAGCATTTCAGGCTGTATCCTTTGAAAGAGCGCCTGAAGCGATAATTGAATATCGGACATTAGCTGATCCGCACTTTTCATATTCATTTCTCCCCTGTTACATAAACTGCATTTATATTTAAGATAGTAAAATAGTTAAGGTGTATTAAATATAAATAAATATAAATAAAAAGTCAACCAATTTC
The Bacillus vallismortis genome window above contains:
- the mdtR gene encoding MarR family transcriptional regulator MdtR, with product MKSADQLMSDIQLSLQALFQRIQPEMLESMEKQGVTPAQLFVLASLKKHGSLKISEIAERMEVKPSAVTLMADRLEQKNLIARTHNTKDRRVIDISLTDEGDRKFEEILAGRKAIMARYLSFLTEEEMLQAARITEKLAQAAAEADEKQNMKRGNG